A genomic window from Gemmatimonadaceae bacterium includes:
- a CDS encoding amidohydrolase family protein, with product MSLATPFRFACAITALCTAVLSAQTTAVSGTRPARLIIRNAIVEDGNGTPARGPFDIVVENGMITQVVPLDPVALSRAGRSRRPRADANTAEIDATGKYVLPGLINVHAHMQDERAGVAQPIEYEFKIWLACGITAIRDVGSDTKKALAWREASSKGTIAAPRIFVYPQFGRPTNADSARARVRAIKAMGADGIKLLGIDRDIMQVMEDEAHKEGMRIAHHVGVEETNAWDDIHFGTTSIEHWYGIPDAAILNGVQDFPSYYNYNNETDRFRWAGHLWREADPARLQMVLDSMVSHHVAWVPTLDIYEASRDLQRARTQPWFADYLHPTLEDYFRPDPANHGSYFFGWTSTDETFWKENYRIWMNAVRDFERKGGLVGAGDDAGFIYQMYGFGLLRELELHQEAGFPTIKVIQHATGNNARILGKETELGRVRQGFRADLIVVNGNPLENLKVLYPTGVDDIKDGKPVHTGGVEWTIKDGIPYHGPTLMREVKQMVAKARADRGTK from the coding sequence ATGAGTCTCGCGACGCCCTTCCGCTTTGCCTGTGCGATCACCGCGCTGTGCACCGCCGTGCTTTCGGCGCAAACGACGGCGGTCAGCGGCACGCGGCCCGCGCGACTGATCATCCGCAACGCCATCGTCGAAGACGGCAACGGCACGCCGGCCCGCGGACCGTTCGACATCGTCGTCGAGAACGGCATGATCACCCAGGTCGTGCCACTCGATCCGGTCGCGCTCAGCCGCGCCGGCAGGAGTCGTCGCCCTCGCGCCGACGCGAACACGGCGGAGATCGATGCGACGGGAAAGTATGTGCTGCCCGGGTTGATCAACGTGCACGCGCACATGCAGGATGAGCGCGCGGGCGTCGCGCAACCGATCGAATACGAGTTCAAGATCTGGCTCGCGTGCGGCATCACGGCCATCCGCGACGTCGGCAGCGATACGAAGAAGGCGCTCGCGTGGCGTGAGGCGAGCAGCAAGGGCACGATCGCAGCGCCGCGCATCTTCGTCTACCCGCAGTTCGGCCGGCCGACCAACGCCGATTCCGCGCGCGCGCGCGTGCGGGCGATCAAGGCGATGGGCGCGGACGGCATCAAGCTCTTGGGCATCGACCGCGACATCATGCAGGTGATGGAGGACGAGGCGCACAAGGAAGGCATGCGCATCGCGCATCACGTCGGCGTCGAAGAGACGAACGCGTGGGACGACATCCACTTCGGCACGACGAGCATCGAGCACTGGTACGGCATTCCGGATGCCGCGATCCTCAACGGCGTCCAGGATTTTCCGTCATACTACAACTATAACAACGAGACGGATCGCTTCCGGTGGGCGGGGCATCTCTGGCGCGAAGCCGATCCGGCGCGGTTGCAGATGGTCCTCGACTCGATGGTCTCGCATCACGTCGCATGGGTGCCGACCCTCGACATTTATGAGGCGTCCCGGGACTTACAGCGCGCGCGCACGCAGCCCTGGTTCGCGGACTATCTGCATCCGACGCTCGAGGACTATTTCCGCCCCGATCCCGCGAATCACGGTTCGTACTTCTTCGGTTGGACGTCGACCGACGAGACGTTCTGGAAAGAGAACTATCGCATCTGGATGAACGCCGTGCGCGACTTCGAGCGAAAGGGCGGCCTGGTCGGCGCCGGCGACGACGCGGGCTTCATCTATCAGATGTACGGCTTCGGCCTGCTGCGCGAGCTCGAGCTCCATCAGGAAGCTGGCTTCCCGACGATCAAGGTCATTCAGCACGCCACCGGGAACAACGCACGCATCCTCGGCAAGGAAACGGAGCTCGGACGCGTACGCCAGGGATTTCGCGCGGACCTGATCGTCGTGAACGGCAACCCATTAGAGAATTTGAAAGTGCTGTATCCGACGGGCGTCGACGACATCAAAGACGGCAAGCCGGTGCACACCGGCGGCGTCGAATGGACGATCAAGGACGGCATTCCCTATCACGGGCCCACACTGATGCGCGAGGTGAAGCAGATGGTGGCCAAGGCACGCGCCGATCGCGGCACGAAATAA
- a CDS encoding phosphotransferase, protein MADEKQNWERDEPAARLSIAEITRLLDPWLAGRDVLDAELLSGGLMNRNVLLRLSGRPAECVLRVYDRDPSSCAREVAVLGMIGRDVPVPRVFYADEAGEHGPPLAVLSAVDGISLFTLRSMGDDEALAAASYAAGRVLPSIGKFPGPPTPAETVGSLVERFGGTAVYQQRVPAALHERLLAVVNAWQPRLEEVSLVHGLVHCDFNSRNVFVARDGDGWRVSAVLDWEFAIDASPFVDVGNFLRYHRPERPCYEPQFSRGLRDGGMLLPDDWLMIARLMDAPALCELLTRPRVPASVVGELIDLLERMTDG, encoded by the coding sequence TTGGCCGACGAGAAGCAGAACTGGGAACGCGACGAACCGGCCGCCCGCTTGAGCATCGCGGAGATCACGCGGCTGCTCGATCCGTGGCTCGCCGGACGCGACGTGCTCGACGCGGAGCTTCTGTCGGGCGGCTTGATGAATCGAAATGTTCTGCTGCGCCTCAGCGGAAGGCCAGCTGAGTGTGTGCTGCGCGTCTACGATCGCGATCCGTCGTCGTGCGCGCGCGAGGTGGCCGTGCTCGGCATGATCGGCCGCGACGTGCCGGTGCCGCGCGTGTTCTACGCCGATGAAGCGGGCGAGCACGGTCCTCCGCTCGCCGTGTTGTCGGCGGTCGACGGCATCTCGCTCTTCACGCTGCGGTCGATGGGTGACGACGAGGCGCTGGCCGCGGCCTCGTATGCCGCGGGACGTGTGCTGCCGTCGATCGGAAAATTTCCCGGACCGCCGACGCCGGCGGAGACGGTCGGCTCGCTCGTCGAGCGGTTTGGTGGCACGGCAGTCTACCAGCAGCGCGTTCCGGCGGCGTTACATGAACGACTGCTCGCCGTCGTCAATGCGTGGCAACCGCGGCTCGAGGAAGTTTCGCTCGTGCATGGTCTCGTGCACTGCGATTTCAATTCTCGAAACGTGTTCGTTGCGCGCGACGGGGATGGCTGGCGTGTCTCGGCGGTGCTGGACTGGGAATTCGCGATCGATGCGTCGCCGTTCGTCGACGTCGGCAACTTCCTTCGGTACCACCGGCCGGAGCGTCCGTGCTACGAGCCGCAGTTCTCACGCGGCCTGCGCGACGGCGGGATGTTGCTTCCTGACGATTGGCTGATGATCGCGCGCCTGATGGACGCGCCGGCGCTCTGCGAGCTGCTGACGAGACCGCGCGTTCCGGCGAGCGTGGTTGGCGAGTTGATCGATCTCCTGGAGCGGATGACTGATGGCTGA
- a CDS encoding class I SAM-dependent methyltransferase produces the protein MAERSASLTARGVAVLRAAHSIVDGKPPILDDHVIGRLLGPDFERQVHERIDELQNPTARGLRSHVLLRSRYAEDCLADAVGRGVSRYVLLGAGLDTFAYRQPAWARDIEIIEVDQPASQAMKRAMLDAAGVVVPGNVRYADVDFERESLAAAFARHGIDTGTPTFFSWLGVTMYLERQAIDAVLATVASFPRGSEIVLTFAQPRGADDPGARFAEQAAAVGEPWVSYFTPEEMRTLLEGHGFSSVALLERDEAERRYFAGRSDGLLVPRRTAIVRATV, from the coding sequence ATGGCTGAGCGTTCGGCGAGCCTCACGGCGCGTGGTGTCGCGGTGCTTCGCGCAGCGCATTCGATCGTCGACGGCAAGCCGCCGATTCTCGACGATCACGTGATCGGGCGACTGCTCGGTCCCGATTTCGAGCGGCAGGTTCACGAGCGCATCGATGAACTGCAGAATCCCACGGCGCGCGGACTCAGGTCACATGTGCTGCTTCGGTCGCGATACGCCGAGGATTGTTTGGCTGACGCGGTGGGGCGCGGGGTATCCCGGTATGTGTTGCTCGGGGCCGGTCTGGATACGTTCGCATATCGCCAGCCGGCATGGGCGCGCGACATCGAGATCATCGAGGTGGATCAGCCCGCGAGCCAGGCGATGAAGCGAGCGATGCTCGATGCGGCTGGCGTCGTGGTTCCTGGAAACGTTCGGTATGCCGACGTGGACTTCGAGCGCGAGTCGCTCGCCGCGGCGTTCGCGCGCCACGGCATCGACACCGGGACGCCGACCTTTTTCTCGTGGCTCGGCGTCACGATGTATCTGGAGCGCCAGGCGATCGATGCGGTGCTCGCGACGGTGGCGTCGTTTCCGCGCGGCTCGGAGATCGTGTTGACGTTTGCGCAGCCCCGCGGCGCGGACGATCCCGGCGCGCGGTTCGCCGAGCAAGCGGCGGCGGTGGGAGAGCCATGGGTGAGCTATTTCACGCCCGAGGAGATGCGCACGTTGCTCGAGGGCCACGGATTCTCGAGTGTGGCGTTGCTCGAGAGAGATGAAGCCGAGCGACGGTATTTTGCGGGGCGGAGCGACGGGCTGCTGGTGCCGCGTCGAACGGCGATCGTGCGGGCG